In Herpetosiphon gulosus, the genomic stretch CATTTGGTTGGCCGCAAGGCTGAACGCAGCTTGTACGTACCCGATTTGGCAACCTTCAGCGAAGATGCAGTCTATAACCAAGCCGATGCTGAAGGCTTTATCAAGCTCTTTGGCTTGCCCCAAAAAGTTGAAGCCTTAACCTCAGGAGCTGAATAAGCATGAGTATCTTTCGTTTTGCCGCCGGCTTCCGCAGTGCTGCGGGGCGATGTGGCTTGAAGGCCAGTGGTAATCCTGATTTAAGTTTACTTGTTGCTGATAGTGTTTGCACCGGGGCTGGGGTATTTACCACCAGCCTCGTCAAAGCTGCTCCAGTGCTCTACGATCAAGCAGTGTTAGCCGAGCACGCCAGCGAAATTCGGGCAATTATTGCCAATGCTGGCTGTGCCAATGCTTGTACTGGAGCACAAGGCGATGCGGCTGCCCGCGAGATGGCTCGTTTGGCGGCTGAAGCAGTTGGTTGCGAACCACATCAAGTTTTGGTGCTTTCAACTGGTGTCATCGGCCATCAACTGAATGTTGAAAAAGTTGCTAAGGGCGTGGCGGCAATTGCGCCTGAATTAAGCGTTGAGCATGCTCCAGCGCTTGCCGAAGCGATTATGACCACCGATACCCGCCCCAAAACGTCGAGCGCCACGGCGGTGATCGATGGAGTTGAGGTAACGGTGGCTGGGGTGGCCAAAGGCGCAGGCATGATCCATCCGATGATGGCAACCATGCTTTCAATTGTCACCACCGATGCAGCAATCGATGCCGATTTGGCCCAAAGTTTGTTGCGCGAAGTCACCGATGCATCATTTAACTGTGTAACGGTGGATGGCGACCCGAGCACCAACGATACGCTGTTGTTGTTGGCCTCTGGCGTGAGTGGCGTAACGATCAACGCCAGCAATATTGCGGCCTTCCGCCAAGCACTCGAAATTGTCTGCATCGATTTGGCTAAACAAATTGCTGCCGATGGCGAAGGCGCAACCAAGTTAATCACCATCACGGTTGATCATGCGCCGAGTATTGCCGCAGCCCGTACCGTTGCCCGCAAAATTGCCTGCTCACCCTTGGTCAAAACCGCGATTCACGGCGGTGATCCCAATTGGGGGCGGATTTTGGCGGCAGCTGGAGTTGCTGGTGTACCCTTCGATCCCAGCCACGTTGAATTGTGGTTGGGCGAGGTGCAATTAGTTGCTGGTGGCACGCCGACCAACTACAACGAACGCGAAGCCGCCAGCCAAATTAGTGGTCAACAGGTCGCGATTCGGCTAAATCTTGGGGCTGGCGCGGCTACTGGCTATGCTTGGACCTGCGATTTTAGCGCCGAATATGTGCGAATTAACGCTGATTATCGGACGTAAATGAGGGACTAGGGGTCAGGATTCAGGGATCAGTGATTAGGGATCAGTAATTAGGGATCAGGGGTCAGAATCTAATTTTGACCTAGCTTCATGACTTAGGGCTGAGCCAAACTTACTTTCTCTGCGCCGCTGCGTTAATCCTGATCCCTGACCCCTAGCCCCTGATCCCTAAATAACGAGGTAACCAAACCATGTGGGGTGGACGATTTAGTGGCTCGTTGGCTGAGCATATGCGCTTATTCAACGATTCGTTTCCAATCGATCGGCGCTTATGGGCCGAAGATATTCGCGGCTCAATTGCTTGGGCCAATGGCCTCGAACGCGCTGGCATTTTGCAAGCCGCTGAATGCCAAGAACTGATCGCAGGCTTGCGCCAAGTCTATCAAGAATTTGAAGAAGGCCTGTTTTTGCCATTAACCAGCGACGAAGATATTCACACGGCGGTCGAACGGCGTTTGGGCGATTTCATCGGAGCCTTAGCGGGCAAATTGCATACTGGTCGCTCACGCAACGATCAAGTGGCGACCGATACCCGTTTGTGGACGTTGGGCGCACTCAAACTAGCCGATGATCTGATTCGCGATGTGCAAGCAGCCTTGCTTGAGCAAGCCAAAGCGGTTGGCGAAACAATTTTACCTGGCTATACCCACCTGCAACGGGCACAGCCAGTCTTGTTATCGCACGCACTTTTAGCCCATTTTTGGCGTTTAGATCGCGATCGCCAACGTTTGCATGATGCAACCAAGCGGGTCAGCGTGCTGCCACTTGGCTCAGGCGCACTGGCTGGCACGGCCTTCGCAGTTGATCGGGCAGCACTTGCAGCCGAATTAGGCTTTGCCAGCATCAGCCAAAATAGCCTTGATGCTACCAGCGACCGCGATTATATTGTCGAAATTTTGGCAGCAATCGCGCTGTTAGGTGTGCACATCAGCCAACTCGCCGAAGACTGGATCATCTGGAGCAGCTCGGAATGGGGCTTTGTAGCGCTAGACGATGCCTATTCAACCGGCTCAAGTTTAATGCCCCAAAAGAAAAATCCTGATTCGTTGGAGTTGGCTCGCGGCAAATCTGGCCGTTTGATCGGCAATTTAATCACCGTTTTGACCTTGCTCAAAGGCCTGCCATCGGCCTACGACAAAGATTTACAAGAAGATAAAGCGCCCTTATTCGATGCGATCGATACATTAAGCCTAACGTTACCAGTGGTTGCGGGTGCGATTCGTACCGCTCGTTTCAATACCGAACGCATGGCAGCGGCCTTGGATGATGCGATGTTGGCGACTGATGTAGCCGATGAATTGGTACGCCGGGGAGTGCCATTCCGCGAGGCTCATCATATTGCTGGGCGCTTGGTGCGCGAAGCCGAACAACGTGGGGTTGGCATGCGCCAATTGCCCGCCGAAAGCTTTGTAGCCGCCCACCCAAGCCTGACCGATGTTGCTGGTTTATTCGATTTTGCTCGTTCCGTCGCCATGCGCGACGTACCTGGTGGAACAGCGCCCAACGCCGTGCGCGACCAACTGATTGCAGCTCAACACGTTTTAGCAGAAGGTTGAGGTGGCTGCTAGCACCCTCGCCCTGCCGTTAATCAAACGGAGGCTTCCCAATGACACACCCACTTCTTGGTCGCGATTTACTGACCTTGGCGGATTGGAACGACACTGAATTATTCGACGTGCTGGAAACTGCCGCCGAACTCAAACTACGTCAACAACGCCGCAAAGCTCACCCTCTTTTGGCCAACCGCACCTTGGCGATGATTTTCGAAAAGCCCTCAACCCGCACCCGCGTTGGCTTTGAATCGGCCATGGTTCAACTTGGCGGACACGGCATCTACCTTAGCCCACGCGATACTCAAATTGGCCGTGGCGAGACGATTGGCGATACTGCTCGGGTGCTAAGCCGCATGTGTGATGCAATTATGGCACGGGTCAACGATCATGCAACCTTGGTCGAGTTGGCTCAGGCCGCCGATGTGCCTGTGATTAACGGGCTTTCCGATTGGCTGCATCCTGTGCAAGCACTCGCCGATGCCTTGACCATTCGCGAATATTTTGGTAGTTGCCAAGGCGTAAAATTAGTGTATCTCGGCGATCCCAATAATGTTTCCAATTCGTTGCTTGAGCTGGCCCCACGTTTGGGCATGGATTTTGCGATCGGCACGCCATTTGTCGCCAATGTTGATCAGCATTTGTTAGCCCAATCTCGCCTGCAAGCCGCTGCCAATGACACCAAAATCGTTGTCACCAACGACCCATTAGAAGCCGTGAAAGATGCCGACGTGTTGTATACCGATGTTTGGGTCAGTATGGGTCAAGTCGTGGCCGAAGGTCATTTGGAAGCCTTACAACCATTTCAAATTAATGCTGAGCTTTTAGCCGCAGCGCGGGCTGGAGCCAAAGTTATGCACTGCTTGCCAATGCATCGCGGCGAAGAAATTAGCGCCGATGTCGCTGATGGCGAACGTTCAATTGTATTTGATCAAGCTGAAAATCGCTTGCACACCCACAAAGCCGTTTTGGTGGCGACCATCGCTGGCTTAGCCTTGCGCCGCACCAAGCGCCTAGCAGCCTAAACTGAGGGATTAGTTGTCAGGGGCTAGGGTGCAGAGAGGCAGAAACCGCGAAGAACACGAAGAGCGCGAAGGGTAGGTGTTGGTAGAAGCTAAACAAGCTACAGATTCATATCGGAGCAATAGATAAAACACCAATAATCCACGAGGTAAAAATTAGGGGGTGTAGGGGATGAAAACCCCTTGCGTCTCCCTCCGGCGGAGGGACGGAAGGGGTGGCGAAATGATCAGGGATCAGTTGTCAGGGGCTAGGGTTCAGGCAAACGGAAACCGCGAAGAACGCGAAGAGCGCGAAGGTGGGAGAGGAGTTGGGGTGAGGGCATGTAGTTTAAATAGTAAATGAAATTAATAAATCCTCATCTTTCAAGCCATCCGTTCAGGCCAAACCAGGCGTAGACTGAGGTATGGACTGAAATTCGTGTGAGGATGAACGATGAATCATTTACAACAGTATCTGGTCGATGAGTTCGTCGAAGATTATCAAGAAGGGCTGATTAGTCGGCGGCAGGCCTTGAAGAAAATCGCGGGTATTACGGGCCTCGTGGTGGCAACTCAATTGTTGGCAGCCTGTGGCGATCCGGCTAAGCCTGCTACGGCAACTAGTGCGCCCAACCCGACTACCGCGCCAACTGCCACGACTGCTGTTGCCACCGAATCCACACCAACCACCGCCAGCACAGGCGGCAGTGTGCCCAACAGCGTGGCCGAAAATGATCCAGCAATCAAAGCGGCAATGGTGGAGTTTGCTGGTGGCGACGGTCAGCTAATGGCCTATCTGGCGCAGCCTGTTGGTGATGGGGCATTTCCAGTCGTGTTGGTTTGCCACGAAAACCGTGGGCTTACGCCGCATATTCAGGATGTAGCCCGACGGGTCGCCAAAGCTGGCTATGTTGGCTTAGCGCTTGATTTGCTCTCGCGTGAAGGCGGTACGGCCAGCATTACCGACGCTGATAGTGTGCCCGGCTTGCTCAGCGGCGCACCACCCGAGCGCCATGTGGCCGATTTCAAAGCCGGAGTCGAGTATCTTAAAACTCAGGCGTTTGCCGATACCAGCAAGATTGGAATGGTTGGGTTTTGCTTTGGCGGCGGGGTTACTTGGTTGGTTGCAGCGGGCATGCCCGAATTAAAAGCCGCCGTGCCATTTTATGGCCCACCAGTGCCAAGCAGCGAAATTCCCAAAATTAACGCCCCAGTTCTGGCAATTTATGCCGAAGAGGATGATCGAATTACCAGCACGGTAGCCGAGGTTGAAGCAGCGATGCAACAAAACAACAAAGTCTATCGCAAAGAAATTTATCCTGGGGTCAATCACGCTTTTCATAATGATACTGGACAGCGGTATAATGCAGAGGCTGCCCAAGCGGCGTGGGCTGAAACGCTGGCTTGGTTTAAGCAATATTTGGTCTAGTCGATAGCATCCAGCAGCTTTTTCTGCTCGCACTCATCGACAACGATGGGTGCTTTTTGATCGGCTAAAATAAGGCTTTTCGGCTATACTGCCGCTAGATATTAACCAATTGGAGTTTCAATAATGTATACCTTTGCTCGCTTCGAGCAAGCCATTCGCGAGGCCTTGCTTGCCACCAATTTAATTAGCGCCGCCGATATTGATTTAGGCGCACCCAAAGCTGCTGGCGTACAGGCCGATTTAGCCTTGCCTTGTTTTCGTGCCGCCAAAAGCCGTGGCAGTAATCCAGCTCAAGTTGCCCAAGAATTAGTTGCCGCGCTGCAATTTGCGCCCGATAGTTTGGTAGCTATCGCAACAATTTCTGGCCCTTACGTTAATTTCAATCTCAACCCTCAAGCTTTTGCTAAAGCCGTTTTGACCGATATTCAGGCTGGCGGCGCAACCTATGGCAGCAGTACCAAGGGCAACAATCGCAAGGTAATTGTCGAATATTCATCGCCCAATATTGCCAAGCGCATGCACGTTGGGCATATTCGCTCAACGATCATCGGCCAAGCGATTGCCAACCTCTACCAACGACTGGGCTATGAAGTGATTCGCGATAATCACTTAGGCGATTATGGCAAGCAGTTTGGGGTTAATATTGCCGCTACCCTACGCTTTGGCAAGCCCGAAGGCGAAGGCGAGGCCGTGCTTGCAGCGATTGAAGAGCAATACAAACGCTATAATTTGTTGATGAAGGGCACGGTTGCCGAAGATACCGAGTATGACCCTGATTCAGATGCTGGCTTGGATGATGAAGCTCGCGCTTGGTCGTTGAAGTTAGAGCAGGGCGATCCGCAAGCAGTTGAAATTTGGCAATGGATGGTTGATCTAACCAAAACTGCCAACCAGCCCAATTATGATCGGTTGGGCGTACATTTCGATCTGCAACATGGCGAAAGTTTTTACAAAGATATGCTAGCCGAAATCATCAGCGATGCTGGCGAGAGTGAGCTGGCAGAACGTGATGGTAATGCCATTATTGTCAAAGATTTACCCGACCATCGCGGCAAAAAATTGCCAACCTTTTTGATTCAGCGCTCGGATGGTGGCACGCTCTACATGACCCGCGATATTGCCACAATCAAATATCGTGAGCAAACCTACAATCCTGATGCGATGATTTACATTGTTGGTCAGCCACAAGAATTGCACTTCCGCCAAACCTTTGCCATCAGCAAGGCCTTGGGCTACACCGATGCCGAGTTGATTCATATTTCGTTTGGCACGGTGTTTGATGCCAAAGGCCAGCCGCTTTCAACCCGCAAGGGCAATATGATTTATCTCGAAACCTTGCTGGATGAAGCTCGCAATCGCGCCAAAGCCTTGATTGAGCAAAAAATGGCTGAAGGCAAAACCCAACTCACCGCCGAATTGATCGATCAAGTCGCTGAGCAAGTTGGGGTTGGCGCGGTGATGTATAACGATTTGTACCAAGATACCAAGCGCAATATCACTGTCGATTGGGATCGCATGTTGGCATTCGAGGGCAATAGTTCGCCCTATTTGCAATATATGCACGCTCGTTGCTGCTCGATTCTGCGTGATTTCGGCGAATTGCCCACTAGCTACGATGGCAGTTTGCTGAGCCATCCAGCTGAAACTGGCTTATTGAAAGAGCTAGCCCGTTTGCCGCAAATTATCGACGAAGCGGCGGCTCGCTATGCTCCATTTGTGGTCGCCGATTGGCTGTATGCAACTGCACGGGCTTTTTCGGCTTTCTACGATGCCTGTTCAGTGCTCAAAGCCGAAACGCCAGAATTACGGATTGCGCGTGGTCATGTAGTTGCCGCCACTGCCCAAGCACTTCGCAACGGCCTAGCGTTGCTCTCAATCGCTGCCCCTGAGCGTATGTAAAGGTTAACCACGAAGGACACGAAGAACCACTAAGGGTAATAAATTCGCGTTCTTCGTGCTCTTCGTGGTTAAATTTTGCCCCGCATTATGTATCCCTCTGTGCCTCTGCGTTAAAATCTAGCCCCCGATCCCTGAATCCTATTCCCCTTGTCCTTTTGCCTTTTGATTTCTGCCTTTTGATTTACTTTGACTTCTCTAGGTGAGCCTGATACCATGCCCAAGGGCTAAACACCTCTGTTTAGCCATCTTGATTGATGCATTTACTCGTGCGGAGGTGCAATGAAGCTCCACGAATACCAAGCCCGTGATATCGTGGCTCGTTATGGCATTCCAGTGACAGGCGGCGGTGTTGCTGCGACGGCGGAAGAAGTTCAAAAAGTTGCCGAGCAAATTGGCGGCCCTGTGGCTGTCAAGGCGCAAGTGCATGTTGGCGGTCGGGGCAAAGCTGGCGGGATCAAGTTGGCCAACACGCCAGCTGAAGCCTTCGATGCTGGCAAAGCCATTTTAGGCATGGATATCAAAGGCCTGACGGTTGAAAAAGTGCTGGTAGCCGAAGCAATCACCTTTGAAAAAGAAATTTACCTTGGGGTGATTTTGGATCGTGCGACCAAGCGAGTCGTGTTGATCGCTTCATCAGAGGGTGGCGTTGAAATCGAAGAAGTCGCCAAAACCAATCCTGATGCGATCATCAAATTGGCAGCCGACCCCTTACTTGGCTTGCAATCGTACCAAGCCCAAGAATTGGCCTACAGCATTGGTTTGACCGATGCCAAACAAGCTCGCCAATTCGCCAGCATTGCAACTGGTTTGTATCGGGCATTTGTTGAAAATGATGCTGAATTAGCCGAAATCAACCCCTTGGTGGTGTTGCCAAACGGCCAATTGCAAGCCCTCGACTCGAAAATTGTGCTTGATGATAGCGGTTTGTTTCGCCATAGCGAAGTTGCGGGCATGCGCGATATCGCAGGCGAGCCAGAATCAGAAATCAAAGCGCGTGAAAATGGCCTGACCTTTATCAAGCTTGATGGCAATATTGGCTGTATGGTCAATGGCGCTGGCTTGGCAATGGCCACCATGGACGTGGTAAATCTGTTCGGCGGCGAACCAGCCAACTTCCTTGACATCGGTGGTGGTGCTAACGCGCAAAAAGTCGCCGCAGCCCTCGATATCATTCTTGATGATCCCAATGTTAAAGTTGTCATGGTTAATATTTTTGGTGGCATCACCCGCTGCGATGAAGTCGCCAAGGGGATTGTCGAAGCCCAAAAGATTATCAAGCGCCAAGTGCCGATGGTGGTTCGCTTGGTTGGTACCAACGAAGCCGAAGGCCAGCGCATTTTGGCTGATGCCAGCTTAACTCCAGCTTCAACCTTGGCCGACGCAGCCCAAAAAGCTGTCGATATTGCCAAACAATAATTTAGCTAAGTTGGGCTAACATCGCCTGAATCAATTGGCGTTCATGCAGATCAACACAATTGCGCTGGAGTTGTTCTAAGTTGGTTTGCCAATGCAGCAGCGTTTCGGCTCTAGCTGCTGGCAAACGTTCGCACCACGCCAAATCACGGGCACACAAGGCCAGTTGTAGCTCAACTTCGCTATAGCGTGGCGCAACGCTGGGCAAACGCAAACTTTTGCCTTCAGGGTAAAACGTATCGGCGACCAACTCATGCGGTTCGAGCCGAAACAAGCCTGCGAGCAAAATAACCGTGCGCTCTGAAGGCGTGGCCAAACCCATTTCAAAGTGGGAGATCGCCACCCGCGAAAGCGCCAAGCGATCAGCAAGGGCTTGTTGTGTCCAGCCATGCAAAGCCCGTAAACGGCCCAACCGCTGGCCAAATGATTCTGGCATAGAGCAATACTCCCAAACATGTGTCGTTGATCATACTGCACATTCGCCAAGGTGATTGCTAAGCCACTTAGCAGCCACCCCAACCATATCGAGCTATGCTAGAACGATATACATCTAGCCTAGATCGAATGAGGATAGCATGACCAATAAAGTCGCAGTGGTGACCGGAATTACCGGCCAAGATGGTTCGTATTTAGCTGAACATTTGCTGGCCCAAGGTTACCGCGTAGTCGGGATGCTGCGGCGTTCCAGTACAGTTAATTTCGAGCGCATCAAACATATTCAAGATGATATCGAACTGGTCACGGGCGATTTGCTCGATGAAGTTTCGTTAATTAATATGCTGCAAACCTATCGACCTTCCGAGGTTTATAACTTAGCAGCCCAAAGTTTTGTTCAAACCTCGTGGTCACAACCAGTCTTTACTGGCGAAGCTACGGCCTTGGGCGTGACGCGGATTCTTGATGCGGTACGCACAGTCGATCCCTCGATTCGCTTTTATCAAGCAAGTTCGTCGGAGATGTTTGGCAAAGTGGTCGAAGTGCCACAAACCGAAAACACGCCATTTTACCCACGCTCGCCCTATGGGGTTGCCAAAGTGTATGGCCACTGGATCACCGTGAACTATCGTGAGAGCTACAATATGTTTGCTTGCTCAGGCATTTTGTTCAATCACGAAAGCCCACGCCGTGGCCGCGAGTTTGTCACCCGCAAAATTACCGATGCTGTAGCGCGAATTAAGCTTGGCTTAGCGACTGAATTACGTTTGGGCAATCTCGAAGCCCAGCGTGATTGGGGCTTTGCTGGCGATTACGTCAAAGCTATGTATTTGATGTTGCAACAAGACCAGCCCGATGATTTTGTGGTTTCAACTGGCGAAACCCACTCAGTACGTCGCTTCTGTGAGATCGCCTTTGGCCATGTTGGCTTGAATTATGCCGACTATGTAAAAATCGACGAACGCTTTATGCGGCCTGCCGAAGTGGACTTGTTGATTGGCGACCCAGCCAAGGCCAAGCGTATTTTAGGCTGGCAACCAGAAACGCCCTTCGAGCAACTGGTGACCATGATGGTCGAAGCCGACCTCGAATTATTGAAACATGAATACCGTATTTAAAGGCAAAAGGCAGAAGTAAAAAGTCAGAAGTAGGGTTAACGAACAAACATGGTCATTTGTCCGTTGATTTTCATTACAGCAGAAGTCAAAAGTAGGTCTACTAATTATAGCCATTTTGCCTTTTGACTTTTGCCCTTTGATTTTCAGTGTCATTTTGCCTTTTGACTTTTGCCTTTTGATTTTCTGTCAAGGAGGACATTTCCATTGAGTATTTTGGCTGATAAAAATACCCGCCTGATTGTGCAGGGGATTACAGGCCGCGAAGGTGAGTTTCATTCGCGCCAAATGCTGGAATATGGCACAAATTTGGTCGGTGGGGTTACGCCTGGTCGCGGCGGCCAAAAAGCCGTTGATGGCCGTGTGCCTGTATTCAATACGGTCAAGCAAGCCGTCAAAGAAACTGGCGCAAACGCAACCGTGATTTATGTGCCAGCAGCGTTTGCTCCCGATGCCGTCCGCGAAGCCGCTGATGCAGGCATTCCGTTGATCGTTTGTATCACTGAAGGCGTGCCAGCACTGGATATGGTGGCAACCTATGAGTTTGTTAAGCTCAAAGGCTCACGCTTGATCGGGCCAAACTGCCCCGGCTTGCTGACCCCCGGCGAAGCCAAATTGGGGATCATCCCCGGCTCAATTGCCAAGCCCGGCCCAGTTGGTGTGGTCTCAAAATCGGGTACATTGACCTATGAAGCGGTCGATGCCTTGACGCGCATTGGCCTTGGCCAAACCTCAATCGTCGGGATTGGTGGCGACCCAATCATTGGCACCAACTTTATCGATGTCTTGGCAATGTTCCAAGCTGATCCAGCCACCGAAGCGATCGTGTTGATTGGTGAAATTGGTGGTAATGCTGAACAAGATGCCGCCGCCTTTATCAAGGAAAATGTCACCAAGCCAGTGGTCTCGTTTATCGCTGGTCAATCGGCTCCTCCAGGCAAGCGCATGGGCCATGCTGGCGCAATTATCGGCGCTGGTGGCGAAGGCACTGCCCAAGAAAAAATTACGGCATTGGAAGCAGTTGGCGCGAAAGTTGCCAAATTGCCCACCGATATCGCAAAGTTGGTTGCCGAAAGCCTTGGCAAATAAGCCAATTAGTTGGCACGAAAAAACCACTCCAATTGCTGGAGTGGTTTTTTGTTTGCGATACCAAAAGCCCGCTAGGC encodes the following:
- the argJ gene encoding bifunctional glutamate N-acetyltransferase/amino-acid acetyltransferase ArgJ codes for the protein MSIFRFAAGFRSAAGRCGLKASGNPDLSLLVADSVCTGAGVFTTSLVKAAPVLYDQAVLAEHASEIRAIIANAGCANACTGAQGDAAAREMARLAAEAVGCEPHQVLVLSTGVIGHQLNVEKVAKGVAAIAPELSVEHAPALAEAIMTTDTRPKTSSATAVIDGVEVTVAGVAKGAGMIHPMMATMLSIVTTDAAIDADLAQSLLREVTDASFNCVTVDGDPSTNDTLLLLASGVSGVTINASNIAAFRQALEIVCIDLAKQIAADGEGATKLITITVDHAPSIAAARTVARKIACSPLVKTAIHGGDPNWGRILAAAGVAGVPFDPSHVELWLGEVQLVAGGTPTNYNEREAASQISGQQVAIRLNLGAGAATGYAWTCDFSAEYVRINADYRT
- the argH gene encoding argininosuccinate lyase, which gives rise to MWGGRFSGSLAEHMRLFNDSFPIDRRLWAEDIRGSIAWANGLERAGILQAAECQELIAGLRQVYQEFEEGLFLPLTSDEDIHTAVERRLGDFIGALAGKLHTGRSRNDQVATDTRLWTLGALKLADDLIRDVQAALLEQAKAVGETILPGYTHLQRAQPVLLSHALLAHFWRLDRDRQRLHDATKRVSVLPLGSGALAGTAFAVDRAALAAELGFASISQNSLDATSDRDYIVEILAAIALLGVHISQLAEDWIIWSSSEWGFVALDDAYSTGSSLMPQKKNPDSLELARGKSGRLIGNLITVLTLLKGLPSAYDKDLQEDKAPLFDAIDTLSLTLPVVAGAIRTARFNTERMAAALDDAMLATDVADELVRRGVPFREAHHIAGRLVREAEQRGVGMRQLPAESFVAAHPSLTDVAGLFDFARSVAMRDVPGGTAPNAVRDQLIAAQHVLAEG
- the argF gene encoding ornithine carbamoyltransferase, with the translated sequence MTHPLLGRDLLTLADWNDTELFDVLETAAELKLRQQRRKAHPLLANRTLAMIFEKPSTRTRVGFESAMVQLGGHGIYLSPRDTQIGRGETIGDTARVLSRMCDAIMARVNDHATLVELAQAADVPVINGLSDWLHPVQALADALTIREYFGSCQGVKLVYLGDPNNVSNSLLELAPRLGMDFAIGTPFVANVDQHLLAQSRLQAAANDTKIVVTNDPLEAVKDADVLYTDVWVSMGQVVAEGHLEALQPFQINAELLAAARAGAKVMHCLPMHRGEEISADVADGERSIVFDQAENRLHTHKAVLVATIAGLALRRTKRLAA
- a CDS encoding dienelactone hydrolase family protein, whose protein sequence is MNHLQQYLVDEFVEDYQEGLISRRQALKKIAGITGLVVATQLLAACGDPAKPATATSAPNPTTAPTATTAVATESTPTTASTGGSVPNSVAENDPAIKAAMVEFAGGDGQLMAYLAQPVGDGAFPVVLVCHENRGLTPHIQDVARRVAKAGYVGLALDLLSREGGTASITDADSVPGLLSGAPPERHVADFKAGVEYLKTQAFADTSKIGMVGFCFGGGVTWLVAAGMPELKAAVPFYGPPVPSSEIPKINAPVLAIYAEEDDRITSTVAEVEAAMQQNNKVYRKEIYPGVNHAFHNDTGQRYNAEAAQAAWAETLAWFKQYLV
- the argS gene encoding arginine--tRNA ligase; the encoded protein is MYTFARFEQAIREALLATNLISAADIDLGAPKAAGVQADLALPCFRAAKSRGSNPAQVAQELVAALQFAPDSLVAIATISGPYVNFNLNPQAFAKAVLTDIQAGGATYGSSTKGNNRKVIVEYSSPNIAKRMHVGHIRSTIIGQAIANLYQRLGYEVIRDNHLGDYGKQFGVNIAATLRFGKPEGEGEAVLAAIEEQYKRYNLLMKGTVAEDTEYDPDSDAGLDDEARAWSLKLEQGDPQAVEIWQWMVDLTKTANQPNYDRLGVHFDLQHGESFYKDMLAEIISDAGESELAERDGNAIIVKDLPDHRGKKLPTFLIQRSDGGTLYMTRDIATIKYREQTYNPDAMIYIVGQPQELHFRQTFAISKALGYTDAELIHISFGTVFDAKGQPLSTRKGNMIYLETLLDEARNRAKALIEQKMAEGKTQLTAELIDQVAEQVGVGAVMYNDLYQDTKRNITVDWDRMLAFEGNSSPYLQYMHARCCSILRDFGELPTSYDGSLLSHPAETGLLKELARLPQIIDEAAARYAPFVVADWLYATARAFSAFYDACSVLKAETPELRIARGHVVAATAQALRNGLALLSIAAPERM
- the sucC gene encoding ADP-forming succinate--CoA ligase subunit beta, coding for MKLHEYQARDIVARYGIPVTGGGVAATAEEVQKVAEQIGGPVAVKAQVHVGGRGKAGGIKLANTPAEAFDAGKAILGMDIKGLTVEKVLVAEAITFEKEIYLGVILDRATKRVVLIASSEGGVEIEEVAKTNPDAIIKLAADPLLGLQSYQAQELAYSIGLTDAKQARQFASIATGLYRAFVENDAELAEINPLVVLPNGQLQALDSKIVLDDSGLFRHSEVAGMRDIAGEPESEIKARENGLTFIKLDGNIGCMVNGAGLAMATMDVVNLFGGEPANFLDIGGGANAQKVAAALDIILDDPNVKVVMVNIFGGITRCDEVAKGIVEAQKIIKRQVPMVVRLVGTNEAEGQRILADASLTPASTLADAAQKAVDIAKQ
- a CDS encoding helix-turn-helix transcriptional regulator is translated as MPESFGQRLGRLRALHGWTQQALADRLALSRVAISHFEMGLATPSERTVILLAGLFRLEPHELVADTFYPEGKSLRLPSVAPRYSEVELQLALCARDLAWCERLPAARAETLLHWQTNLEQLQRNCVDLHERQLIQAMLAQLS
- the gmd gene encoding GDP-mannose 4,6-dehydratase, whose product is MTNKVAVVTGITGQDGSYLAEHLLAQGYRVVGMLRRSSTVNFERIKHIQDDIELVTGDLLDEVSLINMLQTYRPSEVYNLAAQSFVQTSWSQPVFTGEATALGVTRILDAVRTVDPSIRFYQASSSEMFGKVVEVPQTENTPFYPRSPYGVAKVYGHWITVNYRESYNMFACSGILFNHESPRRGREFVTRKITDAVARIKLGLATELRLGNLEAQRDWGFAGDYVKAMYLMLQQDQPDDFVVSTGETHSVRRFCEIAFGHVGLNYADYVKIDERFMRPAEVDLLIGDPAKAKRILGWQPETPFEQLVTMMVEADLELLKHEYRI
- the sucD gene encoding succinate--CoA ligase subunit alpha, with protein sequence MSILADKNTRLIVQGITGREGEFHSRQMLEYGTNLVGGVTPGRGGQKAVDGRVPVFNTVKQAVKETGANATVIYVPAAFAPDAVREAADAGIPLIVCITEGVPALDMVATYEFVKLKGSRLIGPNCPGLLTPGEAKLGIIPGSIAKPGPVGVVSKSGTLTYEAVDALTRIGLGQTSIVGIGGDPIIGTNFIDVLAMFQADPATEAIVLIGEIGGNAEQDAAAFIKENVTKPVVSFIAGQSAPPGKRMGHAGAIIGAGGEGTAQEKITALEAVGAKVAKLPTDIAKLVAESLGK